The proteins below come from a single Syntrophorhabdaceae bacterium genomic window:
- a CDS encoding ABC transporter substrate-binding protein translates to MKKTLALSVLLLCFAMSSLAFAGVALDTVKANANGVLDVLKDPKLKGEAGKKVKEQRIELAAEKLFDFVELSKRTLGMNWNKFTPEQRKEFVQLYKKILKDAYVDKITSYTNQEVNFTKEVPLAENMVEVQSVVVSKGSEVNIFYRVMKKGEEWKVYDVVIEGVSLINNYRTQFREILGNNPPQVLLDTLRKKGASK, encoded by the coding sequence ATGAAAAAAACGCTCGCTCTGTCAGTGCTTCTCCTATGTTTTGCCATGTCCTCACTTGCTTTTGCGGGTGTAGCTCTCGATACGGTGAAAGCGAATGCGAACGGAGTGCTCGATGTGCTCAAAGACCCCAAGCTTAAAGGGGAAGCGGGGAAAAAAGTCAAGGAGCAAAGGATTGAGCTCGCTGCCGAAAAATTGTTCGATTTTGTGGAGCTCTCCAAACGGACACTGGGAATGAACTGGAACAAGTTTACCCCGGAGCAGCGCAAGGAATTCGTGCAACTCTACAAAAAGATCCTCAAAGATGCATATGTCGATAAGATAACCTCCTACACGAACCAGGAGGTCAATTTCACCAAAGAGGTTCCCCTTGCGGAGAATATGGTGGAAGTCCAAAGCGTGGTAGTGTCAAAAGGCTCCGAAGTGAATATATTCTATAGGGTCATGAAAAAAGGAGAGGAGTGGAAAGTGTACGATGTGGTGATAGAAGGCGTCAGTCTCATCAATAATTATCGTACCCAATTCAGAGAGATACTCGGAAACAACCCTCCCCAGGTCCTTCTCGATACCTTGCGCAAGAAAGGCGCGAGCAAGTGA
- the mlaD gene encoding outer membrane lipid asymmetry maintenance protein MlaD, with protein MKKYSVETTVGIFVVVGILCVGYMAVKLGKVTVLGEDTYPLFARFGTVAGLRVGSAVDIYGIEVGRVQSLSLDGERQMALVRMDVKKGIKIYDDASATVKTAGLIGDKYIRIDPGGGGEVLKGGATITETSVPADIEDLIGKVAFGDVKKDSGSDAKKNGK; from the coding sequence ATGAAGAAATATTCCGTCGAGACCACCGTCGGTATTTTCGTGGTTGTGGGAATCCTTTGTGTGGGCTACATGGCAGTGAAACTCGGCAAAGTCACGGTGCTGGGGGAAGATACCTATCCGCTATTCGCCAGGTTCGGGACGGTTGCCGGCCTCAGGGTCGGAAGTGCCGTCGATATTTACGGCATCGAGGTGGGGCGCGTGCAGAGTTTGAGCCTTGATGGCGAAAGGCAGATGGCGCTGGTCCGGATGGACGTGAAGAAGGGTATAAAGATTTACGACGATGCTTCGGCCACGGTAAAAACCGCGGGTCTCATAGGAGACAAGTATATAAGAATCGATCCGGGAGGCGGGGGGGAAGTTCTGAAAGGCGGGGCCACCATCACGGAGACCTCGGTGCCTGCGGATATCGAAGATTTGATAGGAAAAGTGGCCTTCGGAGATGTGAAGAAGGACTCGGGATCAGATGCAAAAAAGAACGGCAAGTGA
- a CDS encoding ATP-binding cassette domain-containing protein — translation MEIPLIEFRNVSKRFGEKTVLQDVNVKIYENQITTIIGKSGTGKSVFLKHIIGLLKPDKGEILFQGKSVNQMTKKESEEYRSAIAYLFQNNALLDSMTVFDNVALPLRQTTNLPKKEVERLVLKRIQDLELVEATLKYPSELSGGMQKRVALARALVTDPKIVLFDEPTTGQDPIRKNMILSLIAQARRKFGFTAVMISHDIPDVFFISDRIVILWEGSVGFEGTYEEAIKRKLPLIDEFLRSLEGFQDELTGLLSRESFRVHYSAMLGTSAKVPTASAALFSVEFDLLNENLGPQVAVEVLRALGEYTNRHFSPFGGFSTRHSRDQILTIFPHTDAGEARQLVYSFAQELQKEALARIRSIAGSRVSPSVCFDVYIRAGIAEISGSDEIDQILEKAKVKQEIIAVHQCDFGGNGQ, via the coding sequence ATGGAAATACCTTTAATAGAATTTCGTAACGTGAGCAAGCGGTTCGGCGAGAAAACCGTGCTCCAAGATGTAAATGTCAAGATATATGAAAATCAGATCACCACGATCATCGGAAAGAGCGGCACCGGGAAGAGTGTATTTCTCAAGCACATTATCGGCCTGCTCAAACCGGACAAGGGTGAGATTCTTTTCCAGGGAAAGTCGGTAAACCAGATGACAAAAAAGGAGTCGGAAGAATACCGGAGCGCCATAGCCTACCTTTTTCAGAACAACGCGCTCCTCGATTCCATGACCGTTTTTGATAACGTTGCCCTGCCTCTCAGACAGACGACGAACCTCCCTAAGAAAGAAGTCGAAAGACTGGTATTGAAGAGGATACAGGATCTGGAGCTCGTCGAGGCAACGTTGAAATATCCTTCCGAACTCTCGGGAGGGATGCAGAAAAGGGTTGCCCTTGCGCGGGCCCTCGTCACCGATCCGAAAATAGTGCTTTTTGACGAACCGACCACGGGCCAGGACCCCATAAGAAAAAACATGATTCTCAGCCTCATTGCCCAGGCAAGGAGGAAATTCGGTTTTACCGCTGTAATGATAAGCCATGATATTCCCGACGTCTTCTTTATCTCGGATCGTATCGTCATCCTTTGGGAAGGGAGTGTCGGCTTCGAGGGGACCTACGAGGAGGCCATCAAGCGCAAGCTGCCGCTCATTGACGAATTCCTGCGAAGCCTGGAAGGGTTCCAGGACGAGCTGACGGGGCTCCTTTCAAGGGAATCTTTCAGGGTCCACTATTCGGCCATGCTGGGGACTTCGGCGAAGGTGCCCACCGCGTCCGCGGCCCTTTTCAGCGTGGAATTCGATCTGCTGAATGAAAACCTCGGCCCTCAGGTGGCAGTGGAAGTGCTCAGGGCCCTGGGCGAATATACGAACCGCCACTTCAGCCCCTTCGGGGGGTTTTCGACCCGCCACAGCAGGGATCAGATACTGACCATTTTCCCTCATACTGATGCCGGGGAGGCGCGGCAGCTGGTGTATAGTTTCGCTCAGGAGTTGCAGAAGGAGGCGCTCGCCCGGATCAGGAGCATCGCCGGCTCGAGGGTCAGCCCGTCAGTCTGTTTTGATGTCTATATACGAGCAGGGATCGCGGAAATATCCGGCAGTGACGAGATAGACCAGATATTGGAGAAAGCTAAGGTGAAGCAGGAAATCATCGCAGTGCATCAGTGCGATTTCGGAGGTAATGGGCAATGA
- a CDS encoding ABC transporter permease, translating to MKDSQLSEWRNPFALVFRYAGRESIRFVSDLGAMTVFFALSFANIFRRKQLMEIVNQVYHIGAGSSLIVMLVGLFTGMVMGLQLFYTLVKFGSVGALGSAICLSIIRELGPVLTAIMITARAGSAMTAEIGILRISEQVDALYTMRINPVRYLVSPKLAASIISFPLLTAFFDLVGIIGGYITGVLLLGTNAGTYFYRVQSSVDIVDIRGGFIKSLVFAVIVSTICCFEGYFCHMRGDSFGAKAVGFATISAVVISCVTILVADYVITSFLM from the coding sequence GTGAAGGATTCACAGTTATCGGAGTGGAGAAACCCTTTTGCCCTTGTATTTCGTTACGCGGGCAGAGAGAGTATACGCTTCGTAAGCGATCTCGGCGCCATGACGGTATTCTTTGCCCTGTCATTTGCCAATATCTTCCGTCGTAAACAGCTCATGGAGATTGTGAACCAGGTTTATCATATCGGCGCCGGCTCGTCCCTTATCGTCATGCTCGTGGGCTTGTTCACCGGCATGGTCATGGGGTTGCAGCTATTCTATACCCTCGTAAAGTTCGGTTCCGTGGGCGCCCTGGGGTCCGCCATATGCCTTTCTATCATCCGGGAGTTGGGTCCGGTGCTTACTGCCATAATGATTACCGCGAGGGCGGGCTCCGCTATGACCGCGGAGATTGGGATCCTCCGTATTTCAGAGCAGGTCGATGCTCTCTACACCATGCGGATCAATCCCGTTAGGTATCTCGTCAGTCCCAAGCTCGCCGCCTCAATTATAAGCTTTCCTCTCCTTACCGCTTTTTTTGATCTCGTAGGGATCATCGGGGGATATATTACCGGCGTTCTCCTGCTGGGAACGAATGCCGGTACCTACTTTTACCGGGTTCAGTCTTCAGTCGACATAGTCGATATACGGGGCGGGTTCATAAAATCCCTTGTTTTTGCAGTGATCGTCAGCACCATCTGCTGTTTCGAGGGATATTTCTGCCATATGCGCGGCGACAGCTTCGGCGCCAAAGCGGTAGGGTTCGCCACAATATCTGCAGTGGTGATCTCCTGCGTCACGATACTTGTAGCAGATTATGTGATCACGTCTTTTCTCATGTGA
- a CDS encoding secondary thiamine-phosphate synthase enzyme YjbQ, whose amino-acid sequence MKSYRQELWFEVPARRGFINITDRVEECLRSSGVREGLVLVNAMHITASVFINDDEPGLHRDFEQWLERLAPHEPLSQYRHNVGEDNGDAHLKRSIMGREVVAAITEGRLDFGPWEQIFYGEFDGRRRKRVLVKIIGE is encoded by the coding sequence TTGAAAAGTTACAGGCAGGAATTATGGTTCGAGGTGCCCGCACGCCGGGGATTTATAAACATTACGGATCGGGTGGAGGAGTGTCTCAGGTCAAGCGGCGTAAGGGAGGGGTTGGTTCTCGTGAACGCCATGCATATTACGGCTTCCGTTTTCATTAACGACGACGAACCGGGTCTTCACCGGGACTTCGAGCAATGGCTCGAAAGGCTCGCCCCCCACGAACCCCTTTCCCAATACAGACATAATGTCGGTGAAGATAACGGCGACGCCCACCTGAAGCGCTCCATTATGGGAAGAGAGGTGGTGGCGGCAATCACGGAGGGGCGGCTCGATTTCGGCCCATGGGAGCAGATCTTCTACGGTGAATTTGACGGCAGACGCAGAAAAAGGGTTCTCGTAAAGATTATCGGTGAGTGA
- a CDS encoding Fe-Mn family superoxide dismutase encodes MELDRRTFITLSAMGAIAVTYRNALAAPRPDGQKLKGGPTMYAAKDYSKLIGMEGFSENLLKNHFTLYQGYVTNSNKLLDTLAQMVKEDKAASPEFAELKRRLGWEFNGMRLHEYYFENLGGKGRQINNEGPLAKRIAQSCGSYEAWEKDFKGVGAMRGIGWAVLYQDTTSGKLINFWINEHDVGHPAGCNPLLIMDVFEHAFMLDYGLKRADYIAAFFKNIDWAAVEARLK; translated from the coding sequence ATGGAACTCGACAGACGGACCTTCATCACCCTTTCAGCCATGGGGGCGATTGCGGTCACGTACCGGAATGCTCTGGCCGCTCCCCGGCCGGATGGCCAAAAACTCAAAGGAGGACCTACGATGTACGCAGCCAAGGATTATTCAAAGCTTATCGGTATGGAAGGCTTCAGCGAAAACCTTCTCAAGAATCATTTTACCCTGTACCAGGGATATGTGACAAATTCGAACAAGCTTCTCGATACACTCGCCCAGATGGTCAAAGAGGATAAGGCGGCCTCTCCGGAATTCGCGGAATTGAAACGGCGTCTCGGATGGGAGTTCAACGGCATGAGACTCCATGAATACTATTTCGAGAACCTTGGGGGAAAGGGCCGGCAGATCAACAATGAGGGTCCCCTCGCAAAGAGAATTGCCCAGAGTTGCGGAAGTTATGAGGCATGGGAGAAGGATTTCAAGGGAGTGGGAGCCATGAGAGGGATCGGCTGGGCCGTGCTCTATCAGGATACCACTTCGGGCAAATTGATCAATTTCTGGATCAACGAGCATGACGTCGGTCATCCCGCGGGATGCAACCCCCTGCTCATCATGGACGTTTTTGAGCACGCTTTTATGCTCGACTACGGGCTCAAGAGGGCGGACTACATCGCCGCCTTTTTCAAGAACATCGATTGGGCGGCCGTGGAGGCAAGACTGAAGTAA